The genomic interval ATCGTCGAGGGTCGCGCACATGGCCCGGAGGCGCTCTTTTTGTCCTACGACGTCGAGGCCACCTTCCGTGGTGCGCTCTTCGCGCCGCTCCGGGACGAGGGTCACGACGTCGGGCCGAATGCGCAGCGCGATCGCGAGCATCTCGTCGGTCGCGGCCATCTCGAGGTTCAGCGTCGTGCGGAGCTCGCTCCGGAGGCGCTCGACGTCCTCGTCGCGGATGTGGCGTCGGTCCTCGCGGAGGTGCGCGGTGATGCCGTGGGCTCCGGCGTCGAGGCAGTGCCGTGCCGCGAGAACGGGATCCGGGTACGTCGTCCCTCGTGCGTTCCGGAGGGTGGCGACGTGGTCGATGTTGACGTGGATTCGGACGACCTTCGGGAGGCTCGATTCGTTCGACGGGAGCTGCACGCGCGGCATGGTGATGGCCCGAGACCCAAAAGTAAAGCCGCGCGCGCCCACGGCCCCGACCGGGGTGGGACGCGCGCGTGCGTCACACGGAGCGTCAGTCGTCGTCGCCGCCGGCGCCGTCCTCTTCGGTCTTGGGCGTCGGGAGGAGCTCCCCGTTCGGGCCGTCGCGACGGACGACGAACGTCTTTCGGCCGACCGAATCGGGGCTCTCGCGGGCCACGATCGTGACGAAGTTCACGCCCGGCCGGAGCGGCACGTCCGCGTCGAACACGAGCTTCTTCGGATCCGGGCCGTTGCGATTCGAGCGGTAGAAGACCTTCTTCTGGCCGACCAAGACGTAGGCGTCGAGCAGTCGGTCCGCGTCGGTCGCCGTGGCCTTGAGCGAGATGCGCGCGTCGCGCGTCACGTGGACCTGGGCCCCGACCTCGATGGAGGGCGGAAACCGCGTGAGCACGTCCTCGAAGGCGAGCTCCTTCGGCGCGACGCCGCCATCGTCGGCTTCGCTCGCGCGTACGAAGGCGTAGCGCCCCTCGCCGAGCGCGACGCGCCGGTAGTCACCGTACGAGCCGGTGACCTGCGCGACGGCCCCTGCGGGCAGCTTCCCCACGACACGCGCGGCCGCGTCGGGCGCCTCGAGCAGCGCCACCCCTTGGGCCTTCGCCTTGAGCGACCCCTGCGCCGCAGCGACCGTGAGCGCAGGGCCGACGGGGATGCGGATCTTCTCGACCGTCGTCTCGCGGAGATCGCGGTCGGACACGGACAGCTCGACCTTCGCCTCGGGGTCGGCGAGCTCTTGGCGCACCTCGAACGAGAACGCCATCTTCTTGGTCTCGCCCGGCTTCAGGTTCGAGAGGTCGTAGCGGCCCTCGCGGAGGAGCACGCCGTCGCCGCTCAGGTTCCGGAGGTTCGCCTGAGCGTCGTACGCACGACCACGGCCGACGTTGGTGACCGTGACGTACATCGTCACCTCCTCACCCTTTTGCAACCTGCCGTCACCATTACCTTTTTTGTTGTCGACGACCTGGTACGAGTACGCGAACACGGGGCGGTCGAGGGCCTTGATCCCCACGCGGAGCTCGGCCGGCGCCGGGGCCCGACCGCGGGCTTCGTCGAACTTCACGGTGATACCGTCGTTGCGCGCGAGCGCGTCCCTCGGGATGCGGCACGACCGCGGAGCGTCCTTCGGGAGAGGCGCCGTGCTGCCGATCTTGCGCCCCTCGATCTCGCACCACCCGAGCGGCGCCGTGACCGTCCGGCTCTTTCCCGGCTCGAGCTTCCCGATGACGAGCTCTTTGTTGTCGAACATGGGGTTGTCGCTCTTCGTCATCGCGCCGAGGCGATAGAGCGGCTCCTTGCCCTTGTTCGTGACGGTGAGCTTCACGTGGAGGGGCTCGCCGGCGACCCCTTCGTTCCCGGGCCTGTCGGTCTCGAGCTTCACCTCGAGGGCGCCCTTCTCGGGGGGCGCACCTTGAGGCACCGTGGCGGGGGCGTCGGACCAGTCGATCCCGAGCGCTTGGAGATCTTGCGCCACGCGGGCGATCTCGGCGGCGCGCGCCTCGGCGACGAACCCCTTCACGGCCCTCACCTGCTCGGGGCGCTTGCCCGTGGGCATGTGCGCCACGACGTCCCGCGCGAAGCGGATGGGAAAATCGACGGCGAACGCGTCGTCCGGGTCGCCGCCGCGATCGCGGAGGTCCTGCCGCTCCTTCTGCGGCAAGTTGTACCGGAGCACCTCCGAGGGCTTCTGCCCCTCCCGCGTGCGCGAGCTCGAGAGGCTCCGCGCGAGGTCACGCTCCTTCGTGCCTCCCGAGTCGACCGTGAGGTCCATCTCGAGCAGGTCCGCGGTCATCGGGTCGAGCTCGATGTCGGGGGTGATACCCGTGCCCTGGATGGAGATGTCGCCCGGCTCGGTGAGGTACTGCGCGATCGTGAGCTTGAGCGCGGCCTTGTCGGGCAGATCGGGGAAGACGAGCTGGACGCTGCCCTTGCCGAAGGTCGTCTCGCCGACGATGACCGCGCGATCGTGGTTCTTCATGGCGCCGGCGACGATCTCGCTCGCGCTCGCCGAAGAGCCGCTCACCAAGATGGCGATCGGGTAGTTCGGCTCGGTGCCGTCGGGGTGGGCGACCTTCTCCTCGCGGTCCTCGGCGGAGTTTCCGACCGTCGCGACGATCGGGCCCTGCGCGATGAACTTGTCGACGACGCGCGCGGCTTGGTCGAGCAATCCGCCTGGATTTCCGCGCAGATCGAGCACGAGGCCCTTGAGCTCGCCGCCCTTTCGGAGCTCGGCGAGGGCCTTGTCGAGGTCGGCCGAGGTGTTCGCCTGGAACTGCTTGAGGCGCACGTAGCCGATGCCGCCGTCGAGCGCGTGGGACTCGACGCTGGCGACCTTGATCGTCTCGCGAGTGAGCACGTACTCGCGCGCGCCGGCCCACCCGTCGGGCCCGTCTCGATGCACCCACACGGAGACCTTCGAGCCGGGCGCGCCGCGGAGGTGTTGCACGGCCTCGTTCAGGCCCATGTTGAGGGTCGACTCGTTGCCGATCTTCACGATGCGGTCGTGCCGCTTGATGCCCGCTCGGCCGGCGGGCGTGCCCGGCATCGGGTTCATGACGGTGAGCTGTTGGTCGCGGATCGAGATGACGATGCCGAGGCCGCCGAACTGGCCGCTCGTCGACAGGTTCATCTCCTTGTACGCCTCGGGCGAGAGCAGCACCGAGTGGGGATCGAGCGTGTGGAGCATGCCGTTGCACGCCGCGTACTCGACCTCACGGAGGTCGACCTCGGTGCCGCGGAGCCCGTCCTGCACGAACGCGAACACGTCCCGGAGGTGGGAGGACACGTCCCACGGGCCCTGGACGTTGTCGACCCGGAACTCCTTTTCCTGAGTGTCTACGCGCACTTTCACGGTGGGTGCGCCGTCCTCGTAGAGCACGATGACCTGGGCGACGTCGCGCTGTACGTAGTTCAGCGCCGAGAGGAGCATGTCCTTCGGCTTCGCGCGCTTCGGGTCGACGTAGCGGTCGCGCACCGTCTTCAGGACCTCGTTCACCACCTTGAGCTGGGTGAGGTCGTAGTTCTGCGCGGTGTGGCTCGTGCTCGCGGCGCTGGCAGGGGCGAGCCCGTGCCACAAGCCTCCGCCGTGGAGGCGAAGGGCGAGCACCGTTGCGAGACCGAACGCGCCGAAAAGCGCGGAACCCTTCACGACCTTGGGCCAGGTGACCATACCCCGCGAAGTATACGCACGGCCCCGGAAGAACACTATCGCGGGTATCGGGCCGGCCCGGCGCGGCCCGAACGAAGGCGAAGGCGCCCCGAAGGTCAGCCCTTTCGGATGACCGCGACGTAGAACCCGCCGAACACGGAGGCGGGGCCGTCGCAGAGGGCGAGCTCGGCCCGGCGGAGCACGTCTTTCAAGAGCGGCACGCGCATGAACGCGGCGGCCGGAGTGACGATGCGCACGCCGCGCGCCGTCTCGAGGCGGGTGCCAGGCGGCAAGATCTTGCCGATGTTCCAGGGCGCGTCGAACCGGGTGTAGACCGCGCTCTCGCGCGTGGTGTCGCTGATCTTGCCGGCCGGGCCGAGCACCTTCGCGAGCGCACGGAACGAGAGGGGGTTATAGAGCTCGGCGAGGACGATGCCTCCCTTGCGCGTGACACGGGCCATCTCGGCGAGGGCCTTGCCGATGTCCGGCACGTGAGCGAGCACCTTGAACGAGCACGTGAGATCGAACGACTCGTCGGCGAACGGCAGCTTGGTGGCCGAGCCCTCGCACACGTCGAGGCCACGCTCCTTCGCGAGCGCCAGCATGCCCGGCGACAGGTCGATCCCCTTGGCGCTCTTCGCGAAGCGGCGGATGCGCTCGAGGATGAGGCCCGTGCCGCAGCCGACCTCGAGCACGTCCTTCCCCTGACCGTAGCGCTCGCAGATCTGGATCTCGAGGTCGTCGATCAGGGCGTGGTAGCCGTCGGCGTCGTTCGGGCGCCGCTTGTCCTCGTAGCGCTTGGAGAACTCGTCGTAGTAGGCGCGCGTCTCTTCGAGGCCTCGGCTCATGGCCTTGGGCTTTTACTCGCCTTTCGGCCGGTGAGAAGCCGAAAACGCCGCATCAGGGGCAGGCGAACCGGGTGAGCCAGGTGTGGGCCGCGTCGCCGTAGAGGATCCAGACCGCCTTCGCCGCGTCGACCGCGATGGCGACGTCCGTGATGCGCGCGCCCCGGGCGACGAGGCCGTGCGACGTGAAGGAGCCGTCGGCCACGAGGTGCCCGAGCTCGAGGGCCCGCGGGGCGTCACGCTCGGAGGACTCGGGGACGACGCGTGCAACATACATGCGATCGAGCGTCTCGGAGCGTGTCGCGGCGAGCGGCGCAGGGTCGAGCCCGTTCGGGTAGGCCGAGACCTTCACGGGCACGTCGTCCTTGGGTGGCGACGGGACGAGCAGCGTCGTCATGCCGAACGAGCTCACGTCCTGGGGCATCGGGACGAGCGCGAACGTCGCGCCCCTGAGCCTTCCCGACGCGAGCGTCACGCCCCGCTCCGCCGGGCCGCCGACGGTGAGAACGGCGTCGTTCCCGAGCTCGATTTTTCCGTCTTTTCCGAGAGTTAGCTCACGTGCGTGCATCGGCGTCATGGCCGTGCGGGCGTCGAGGTAGAGGGCCACGACCTTGTCGCCCGCGGGTACGAGCGCGAGCTGCGTCGCGCCGCTGCCGTCGTCCGAGAGGCGCACGGGCTCGCCCTCGTCGAGGATGACGAACGCCTGCAGCATCGTGCCCTCGGTCGTCGAGCGCTCGGCGAGGTAGGCGACGACGGAGTGCCCGTCCCCTCCGATGGGCGCGGCGGCGATGCGCGTGGCCGGGCGCCCCTTCCCGACCTCGCGCTCGCGCATGCCGTCGATGCGCCGAATGACTCCCCCGCGGCCCGGGCAGTACACGAAGCGACCCGCGGGCTCGCACGGCGGGTAGCTCATGGGCTCGAACGAGAGGACACGCGTCGGCGCGACCGGCGCGAGGGTCGGCGGGACGGGGACCCCGAAGCCACGGGTGCGCCCGGAGTCGTTCGCGACCACTTCGAGCCGGTTGCCCGAGGCCGCGAGGAACGCCGTGCCGCGAAAAGGTTGCTCTTGAGGCCCGTAGACGAGCTTGCAGGCGGAGGGCCCCGCGTCTCCGAGGGTGGGCGCGGCAGTGACGTGCGCATCGCCGATGGAGGCGTCACGGGGGACGGCGGCGTCCGGCGCCGACGATGCGGAGGCCGTGGGGGGCGCGCTCGGCTCGGGAGCCGAAACGTCCTTCGCGCCGCTGTCGACGGGGGGCGGCTTCTTCTCCCGGCACGCCACCCCGAAGGCCATGGCCGCGACGGTGAGCGCCACGACGGGTCCCCTCATGGCCGCTTCCCAGGCGTGTTCTTCACGGCGAAATCGACGTGGAGCTCGCCCGAGCCCTTCGCGACCGACGCGTCACGAAAGCTCGGGAGCACACACGAGCCCGCGAAGAGCGACTCGACCGGGAGCGTGTTCCGCGGCGAAAAGCGTGCATCTTTCACGTTTCCGTCGGCCGTGAAGACGACCTCCACGTAGATGGTCCCGTACACCCCGGCCATGCACACGCAAGCCTTCTCGGCCCCCGGGGCGAGCGCCGCAGAGATCTCCGCGATCCGGGCCGGCGAGAGCGCGGCCGTCGACGTGACCGAGACGTCGGCGAGGGGCCCTGCGCTGGCCGTGGGCGCGGGAGGCGTGAGGAGCTGAGTGTCCCGAGGGTCGTGCTTGCGTGCCTTGACCACCCAGAGGGCCACGATGAGCACGGTGAGCACGCCCACGGCCACGAAGCCGAGCGCCCGCTCGCCGCGCTTCTCGGACGCGCTCACCTTGATGTGCCGTACCTCGTCGCCCACGGGATCTTTCTATCGCAAGTCTTCGAGGGAGTGTGGGGCGGCCTTCGCCGCCGGCAAGGACGTTACGATCCGCCGCGCGAGAGGAGCCACGCGTCGACGAGCGTCGCCACGAAGAAGCCGAGGCTCACGAGGGCGTTGCAGTCGAAGAACGCTTTGTCGATCTTCTCGAGGCTCCCGCCGCGGACGAGGCGATGCTCGACGACGAGGATGCCCGCGAACACGAGCGTGCCCACGAAATACGCCGGCCCCCTATGGAGGACGACCCCGGCCGACGCGAGCGCGAGCACCGTCACCACGTGCGACGCCGCCGACATGCGGAGCGCCCCCTGCGTGCCGAAGCGCGCCGGCACGGAGTGGAGGCCGTTCTCGCGGTCGAACTTCTCGTCCTGCAGCGAATAGAGGACGTCGAAACCGAAGAGCCACGTGACCACGCCCAGCATCACGAGGACGATGCCGAGGCCGGGCTTCGCGCCCATGGCGATCCACGCCCCGCCCGGGGCGAGCGAGAGGGCGAGCCCGAGCCACGCGTGCGCCGCCCACGTGAACCGCTTCGCGAGGGAGTACCCGAGCAGCACGAGCAGCACGGGCACGGAGAGCACGGCCGGCCACACGCCGAGTGTCGCCGCGGACAGCAAGAAGACGAGGCCCGAGGCCACGGTGAGCGCGAGCGCCTCACGGGCGGCCACGCGACCGGCTTGGATCGGCCGCTCCTTCGTGCGCGGGTTCTTCTCGTCGACGTCCCGGTCGACGTAGCGGTTGAAGGCCATGGCGCTCGTCCGCGCCGCGACCATGCACACGAGCATCGCCCCCACGCGCGCCGGCGTCAGCGGCACGTGCGGCTCTCGGTGCGCGAGCACGGTGGCCGTCGCGGCGAACGGCAACGCGAAGACCGTGTGGGAGAACGCCACGAGATCGGCGTACGCGCGGAGCTTCGACAACACACCCTGACTCATCGTTCACCCCGACCTTCGTTGCGAGAATCGAGCCGCTTGCGCGGCAGCGTGCGCGCGTGGAGGAGCGCCTCGGACGCGCTCCCACGGACCTCCGTCATGACGCCGAAGACGCCCGGGCGCGCCCCCCGCGCGAGCCTCCCGTGAGCCGGGAGCCCCAAGGCGAGCGCCCCATGGTGGGTCGCCATCGCGACCACGAGGTCGGCCGGGAGGGCGAAGGCCTCGGCGAGCGCGGCGGCCTCCTCGAGCACGTCGAGCGAGGGGCTCGACGCGAGCGAATCGGTCCCGAGCGCAGGCAAAATACCACGTGATATCATACACTTCACATCCGGCAGACGCCCCTCGATGAACAGGTTCGAGCGCGGGCAGAGGGCGACCTTGGCGCCGTCGTCGGCGACGCGATCGAGCTCCTCGGGGGTCGCGTCGGTGAGGTGCACGAGGAGGACGTCGGGCCGGAGCCCTAGGAGGGACCGAGCGTACGCCACGGGCCCGAGCCCCGGCCACGCGAACGCCCCCTCGGGCACGCCGAGCCCGCGGAAGAAGTCGAGCATCGGGCCGCGGCCCTCGGTGAGCACCTGACGCTCGGCCGCGTGCTCGGCGAGGTGGAGGGAGGTGCGCGCCCCACGAGCCCTCGCGAGCGCGACGAGCCGCCGCACGGCGTCGGGGTGGGTCGTGTGCAACGTGTGGGCGGACGGCGACCAGACGAGCGAGCCTCCGTCGAGGAGCCCCGCTGCGCGCGCTGCGCCTTCGAGGGCCTCGACCTTCGCGAGCGCCACGTCGCGCACGGCCCCGAAGACCTCGTGAAAAACCGCGCCCGAGAGGCCCGCCGCGACGAGCGGGCCCGCGGACGAGAGGCCGTTCGTGACCTCTCCGACCGCGACCGTCGCGAGGCGCACGAGCGTCTCCACGGCCTCGCGTGTCGCCCGGAGCATGGCGTCCTCGGGGGTCGCGCGGCGCGCCGAGAGCATGGCCGTGGCCCAGCCGGCGAAGCCGAGCCCCTCGGGCACCGAGCCTGCGAGCGCCGAGAGCTCGAGGTGCGTGTGAGCGTTCACGAGGCCCGGGAACACGACGCCCTCGAGCTTCGTGATCTCGGCGCCGGTGCTCCTCGGGAGCACGTCCGACGCACGTCCCACGTCGACCACCGTGCCCGCGTCGTCGAGCACGACGGCCCCGTCACGGAGCGACGGCCCGTCGCCCACGACGAGACCGCTCGCGTGGACGACGCGCGCGTTCATGACGGGTCCGTGAGCCAGTCGTAGCGGACGTTGCGCCGCGTGGCCTTGTAGCCGGCGGCGCGGATGCGGGCCTCCATGCCGGTCGCGTCCATGCGGAACGTGGTCCCCGCGCTCGACACGACGTTCTCCTCGAACATGACGCTGCCGAAATCGTCGGCCCCGAAGAGGAGCGCCACCTGGCCGACCTCGGGCCCTTGGGTGACCCACGAGGCGCCGACGTGGTCGACGTTGTCGAGCATGAGCCGCGCCACCGCCTGCTGACGCAAGTAGAGGAGCGTGCCGTGCTCGCCCGGGAGGATGTGGGTGCCCTCTTCGAACTGGTAGTCCCAGCAGAAGAAGGCCGTAAATCCCCCGGTCTCGTCCTGGAGATCGCGGATCTTGAGGAGGTGCAAGATGCGCTCGCGCGCCGTGTCGATGGTGCCGTACATCATCGTGGCGCTCGAGCGGAGGCCCATGGCGTGCGCGGTGCGCATGACGGAGAGCCACTCCTCGCTCGTGCACTTCGTCTTGGCGATACGCCGACGCACCCTGTCGACCAGGATCTCGGCCCCGCCGCCCGGCACCGAGTCGAGGCCCGCCGCGTGCAGGCGCTCGAGCACCCGCTGCACCGTGAGGCCCTCGAGCTGCGCGATGTGGAGGATCTCCTCGGGCGAGAGCGCGTGGAGGCCGAGGCCGTACTCGGACTTCATCCAGCGGAAGAGGTCCTCGTACCACCCGATGCGGAGGTCGGGGTTCAGGCCTCCCTGGAGGAGGATCTGGACGCCACCCTTGTCTTTCACTTCTTGGAGCTTCTGGCCGAGCTGCTCCCGGGTGAGCACGTACGCCTCGGGGTGCCCGGGCTTCCTGTAGAATGCACAGAATCGGCAGCTCGTCGTGCACACGTTCGTGTAGTTCACGTTGCGGTCGACGATGTACGTGACGACCTCGGCCGGGTTCTTGCGCATGCGCGCGCCGCGCGCGAGGAGACCGAGATCGAAGAGCGAGGCCTCTTCGAG from Myxococcales bacterium carries:
- a CDS encoding PDZ domain-containing protein, with the translated sequence MVTWPKVVKGSALFGAFGLATVLALRLHGGGLWHGLAPASAASTSHTAQNYDLTQLKVVNEVLKTVRDRYVDPKRAKPKDMLLSALNYVQRDVAQVIVLYEDGAPTVKVRVDTQEKEFRVDNVQGPWDVSSHLRDVFAFVQDGLRGTEVDLREVEYAACNGMLHTLDPHSVLLSPEAYKEMNLSTSGQFGGLGIVISIRDQQLTVMNPMPGTPAGRAGIKRHDRIVKIGNESTLNMGLNEAVQHLRGAPGSKVSVWVHRDGPDGWAGAREYVLTRETIKVASVESHALDGGIGYVRLKQFQANTSADLDKALAELRKGGELKGLVLDLRGNPGGLLDQAARVVDKFIAQGPIVATVGNSAEDREEKVAHPDGTEPNYPIAILVSGSSASASEIVAGAMKNHDRAVIVGETTFGKGSVQLVFPDLPDKAALKLTIAQYLTEPGDISIQGTGITPDIELDPMTADLLEMDLTVDSGGTKERDLARSLSSSRTREGQKPSEVLRYNLPQKERQDLRDRGGDPDDAFAVDFPIRFARDVVAHMPTGKRPEQVRAVKGFVAEARAAEIARVAQDLQALGIDWSDAPATVPQGAPPEKGALEVKLETDRPGNEGVAGEPLHVKLTVTNKGKEPLYRLGAMTKSDNPMFDNKELVIGKLEPGKSRTVTAPLGWCEIEGRKIGSTAPLPKDAPRSCRIPRDALARNDGITVKFDEARGRAPAPAELRVGIKALDRPVFAYSYQVVDNKKGNGDGRLQKGEEVTMYVTVTNVGRGRAYDAQANLRNLSGDGVLLREGRYDLSNLKPGETKKMAFSFEVRQELADPEAKVELSVSDRDLRETTVEKIRIPVGPALTVAAAQGSLKAKAQGVALLEAPDAAARVVGKLPAGAVAQVTGSYGDYRRVALGEGRYAFVRASEADDGGVAPKELAFEDVLTRFPPSIEVGAQVHVTRDARISLKATATDADRLLDAYVLVGQKKVFYRSNRNGPDPKKLVFDADVPLRPGVNFVTIVARESPDSVGRKTFVVRRDGPNGELLPTPKTEEDGAGGDDD
- the mqnC gene encoding dehypoxanthine futalosine cyclase; protein product: MKKLGAVEYLNARPLWDAFAPGNPREGAFELSLSLPSEVARKLAEDEVAAALMPVAAAASFGGLELSSSACIGTFGPVRSVLLVSEAPLSEVGEVALDLSSRTSVVLARLLLKKRKVSPRFFGASSAEAIAKVGGKTAAVVIGDPALALEGRFPHVLDLGEAWREDTGLPFVFAGWFSRPGALTSDDVAELEAARAWGLSERRRLAAQHAEKTGLSEGALVSYLEESLRYDLDDQAVRGLERFLDEAASEGLLPRTRFSIVNPTETRRVARPSLDTVLARAEAGERLSGEEGLRLLEEASLFDLGLLARGARMRKNPAEVVTYIVDRNVNYTNVCTTSCRFCAFYRKPGHPEAYVLTREQLGQKLQEVKDKGGVQILLQGGLNPDLRIGWYEDLFRWMKSEYGLGLHALSPEEILHIAQLEGLTVQRVLERLHAAGLDSVPGGGAEILVDRVRRRIAKTKCTSEEWLSVMRTAHAMGLRSSATMMYGTIDTARERILHLLKIRDLQDETGGFTAFFCWDYQFEEGTHILPGEHGTLLYLRQQAVARLMLDNVDHVGASWVTQGPEVGQVALLFGADDFGSVMFEENVVSSAGTTFRMDATGMEARIRAAGYKATRRNVRYDWLTDPS
- a CDS encoding UbiA family prenyltransferase, with the protein product MSQGVLSKLRAYADLVAFSHTVFALPFAATATVLAHREPHVPLTPARVGAMLVCMVAARTSAMAFNRYVDRDVDEKNPRTKERPIQAGRVAAREALALTVASGLVFLLSAATLGVWPAVLSVPVLLVLLGYSLAKRFTWAAHAWLGLALSLAPGGAWIAMGAKPGLGIVLVMLGVVTWLFGFDVLYSLQDEKFDRENGLHSVPARFGTQGALRMSAASHVVTVLALASAGVVLHRGPAYFVGTLVFAGILVVEHRLVRGGSLEKIDKAFFDCNALVSLGFFVATLVDAWLLSRGGS
- a CDS encoding pyridoxine 5'-phosphate synthase yields the protein MPRVQLPSNESSLPKVVRIHVNIDHVATLRNARGTTYPDPVLAARHCLDAGAHGITAHLREDRRHIRDEDVERLRSELRTTLNLEMAATDEMLAIALRIRPDVVTLVPERREERTTEGGLDVVGQKERLRAMCATLDDASIKTSLFVAPDLAQIDASAALGVAQVELHTGDYAHAVTAEERARTLGALEGAARAAAAARLEVAAGHGLTVANVVELMRISAIEELNVGHAVVADAIFSGMGAAVAALRGAVERGVRARA
- a CDS encoding amidohydrolase family protein; amino-acid sequence: MNARVVHASGLVVGDGPSLRDGAVVLDDAGTVVDVGRASDVLPRSTGAEITKLEGVVFPGLVNAHTHLELSALAGSVPEGLGFAGWATAMLSARRATPEDAMLRATREAVETLVRLATVAVGEVTNGLSSAGPLVAAGLSGAVFHEVFGAVRDVALAKVEALEGAARAAGLLDGGSLVWSPSAHTLHTTHPDAVRRLVALARARGARTSLHLAEHAAERQVLTEGRGPMLDFFRGLGVPEGAFAWPGLGPVAYARSLLGLRPDVLLVHLTDATPEELDRVADDGAKVALCPRSNLFIEGRLPDVKCMISRGILPALGTDSLASSPSLDVLEEAAALAEAFALPADLVVAMATHHGALALGLPAHGRLARGARPGVFGVMTEVRGSASEALLHARTLPRKRLDSRNEGRGER
- a CDS encoding class I SAM-dependent methyltransferase, with the translated sequence MSRGLEETRAYYDEFSKRYEDKRRPNDADGYHALIDDLEIQICERYGQGKDVLEVGCGTGLILERIRRFAKSAKGIDLSPGMLALAKERGLDVCEGSATKLPFADESFDLTCSFKVLAHVPDIGKALAEMARVTRKGGIVLAELYNPLSFRALAKVLGPAGKISDTTRESAVYTRFDAPWNIGKILPPGTRLETARGVRIVTPAAAFMRVPLLKDVLRRAELALCDGPASVFGGFYVAVIRKG